The genome window actcttttcctttatgtgTTTTTCCTATatgatttctcatataaggtttttaatgaggcaatatctacacaagatcatatgtcatatctcttatttttcctttcgagtttttttaaagaggtatcaaagacatatctattgttctctaaactcactTATAGGTTTTTCCTTTTAAGGGTTTTCTaatatgagtttacaaagagacaataattaatatatgttgtaccattttctctttattttcccACTAgattttaaaagagttttaacaGCATATTACTATTATTCCTCTTATTTTTTCAAGAGTTTTTTCGAAGGTTTTTAATATGATCATAAatcataattattgttctctaagctcACCAAATGAGTTTTCCTCCTaagtttctcatatgagcttacaatgagACAATATCCGATATATgccatattattttctccttatatttttttattagattttaaatgagtttttaatagcatatcaatatattattttctcctcaaGTTTTTTCCATAGAGTTTTTGGAGGAGTTTTTACGTAATGTATACGGATGACCAAATTGATCGAGAGGGAGTGTTGAATAACTACCTTTAGTGATCAATTCATCAAGAATTGTATCTATTAGGAAATAATATCTTCTCAATAGACATATCCTTCTATTATATCATTTcatcatgtataaatatgtaatcACATCATGAATCAAGAACCAGAGTTGATTCTACTCTCTACTTTTTGTTTGTACTTTCTATTTGCaacagtttttttcttttctgactTGTTATGCCACCTGTCTCTTGGCCGCTCAAATTCTTTCAATTAATTTAGAGAAAAGCTGGaatgatttttattttaaaaacattATGCAGATAATTTGTGGAGCTCAAATTCTATAAGAAAAACATAATTCAGTAGAAAAGACAATATTTTGATTACCAAAATATGTATTTGTGAGTAAGAATGAGTTCAGGTTGTGTCAGAGGCCAACTATTAGCAGAAGCACAGCAATGCGAATCTTGTCGCGATAGCAGCCGTTTGTAGGAGAAGCAATTCTATCCGCATATTTGCTATCCCAATCCCTGTCCGGACTCTATCTCCCTGGATTCACAAGCAGCTTTCGAGCTTTGCATGGCACCTCTGACTCCACCAGTGTGTAAAGTTGCTAAAGGTACCGTGCGCCCAGCTCACGGAACGAAATTTCTTACAAGCTTCTTAATCATGTCTATCTGATGAGTTGTTGGAATGCTCATTCAGAACAGTAGAAGATTACTATTTCATAGATGTGATACTGTGATATTTTTTCCCTCGAACTTGTATTGAAAATTGCTGCAATTAACCATTCCTCAGGTTTTTCAACTTAATCTCAACTACGAAGTTACAAAGTATCATCAGACACAGGTTCATTTCACCGAGAGTTTTTTAATGGGAAACTGAAAATAAATGTTCATCGCAAAACTGACAACATTTTACGCTTCACCTTTCAAAGTTTCTACGTGCTTGCCATGTAACACTAAAAAAAGCAAGAACTCTTTTCATTGATAACTAAAAGGAAATGCAAGATTTACAACAAGAAATTCAGAAAATTTGACATTTTTACCGAGGACAACACTGAACAATTGCAAGGAGATCTACCTATCTGTGCCTCTTTTGCCCTTGCTTTCCAAAGCGGATGCTCCTTGCTCCAACCATGTGTACAAACTGCAGTCACTCAAGCACTTGATGTGCCCCTCCCTATATAAACCAAAGCAGAGACCAAGACAGTACCGTGGAAACCTCTGGTTGGTCGCACTCGCACCCTCTCCTCTCCACAGCAACACCCACCTTATCGTCATCCTCAGTTCATCACCAAGAAACATCACCAACGCCTTCCACACCGCCGTCGACATGGCTTCTCAAGGTCAAGAACCGATTCACAGCCACGAGCAGATTTTGCTCTCTGTTTCTTTAGTTTTTCTTCCTTGGCATGCGTGATTTCTGACAAGAGATTGAGGAGCTGAAAAACAATTTGTTGTTTGCGCAGAGGAGAAGACGAGTGTCAAGACAGAGGAGCCTTCCCCGGCGGAGGAGCAACAGCCTGCATCCGGGACACGCAGGGCCGGGCCGTCAGCGCCGGCGGGAGCTCCGGTCAACCCGTTTGACTTCTCAACCATGATGAACCTTCTCAATGTACGCTTTCGAGGCATCTGCCTTTATCTTCCTTTGCCTCTCTGCAACACAGTTGGTAGTGGATATATATCTGTTCAAGCTTCAGTAATTAGGGACCCTAGTAATTGATGGAAATATAAGGTTGCATAGGAAGCTCAGTAGCAAAGATGGCAGATACAGTTAATGTTAATCCCCTCCAATGCATTCATATACTCAATTTGAGCTGAAATTAATCCTTGTGAATTGTGATAAGAAAAAGAGATTGGCCTACCTTCTCAATAGTGGCAATTGAGAGAATTTTGATGCCGTTAAAAGTATTTGCATAGTCCTTGTTTTGATTCCATTTTTACACCTAAGTTTCTGACTATTCGACTTTGGAAATTGAGAGAATTTTGATGTATTTCGTTACATGGCAAATGAATGGAGCAGGACCCTAGCATCAAGGAGATGGCGGAGCAGATCGCCAAGGACCCGGCGTTCACGGAGATGGCGGAGCAGCTGCAGAAGACGGTAGCGTCCCCGCGtcaggcgccggcgccggaggcgGTGGCGCTGGACCCGCAAAAGTACGTTGCCACGATGCAGCAGCTGATGCAGAACTCTCAGTTCGTGGCGATGGCGGAGCGCCTTGGCAGCGCGCTCATGCAGGACCCCGCCATGTCCACCATGCTCGGCGGGCTCACCAACCCGGCGCAAAAGGAGCAGCTGGAGGCCCGCGTCGCGCGGATGAAGGAGGACCCCACCCTCAAGCCCATCCTCGACGAGATCGAGACCGGAGGCCCCGCCGCCATGATGAAGTGAGCTCAAGCTCTGAGCAAGCACGTTCAGCTTGTGCCATGCACAAATGATCTGAGCTAATTAGCTGTCTTTCTTTGCATTAATTGGTTTCAGGTACTGGAACGACCCTGAAGCTCTGCAGAAGTTCGGGCGGGCGATGGGCGTCGGCCCCTCGGGcgaggccgccggcgccggctcaGAGCACGCCGAGGCGGAGGAAGAAGCCGGGGAGGAAGGCGAGCACGAGGACGAGTCCATCATCCACCACACCGCTAGCGTCGGCGATGCAGAGGTCTGCGTCTGCCACGCACAGCTCTCAGAACCTGTTGCGCATCACTTGGCTCTCTGCTCAACATATCCTGCATGGCTTGTCTGAACTGATCAGGGCCTGAGGAAAGCCTTGGAGGAGGGGGTGGACAAGGACGAGGAGGACTCGGAAGGCAGGAGAGGCCTGCACTTCGCGTGCGGATACGGCGAGCTGGAATGCGCGCAGGTTCTCCTGGAGGCGGGCGCGGCTGTGGACGCGGtggacaagaacaagaacaccGCGCTGCACTACGCCGCCGGATACGGCCGCAAGGACTGCGTCGCGCTCCTGCTCGAGCATGGCGCCGCCGTGTAAGATATCGAGTGAACTCAACTTGAGATGCAGCCGGCCATGGAAGCCCTGATCTCCTCTCCTCTGTCTCGCCTGAAAGTCTGAAACTTGATTGTCCATGATGTAAACAGGACGTTGCAGAACCTGGACGGGAAGACGCCCATCGACGTGGCCAAGCTCAACAACCAGGAGGACGTCCTCAAGCTGCTCGAGAAGCACGCCTTCGTATAgacgccgtcgtcgtcgcctccTAGCTGCTGCATGTTTTCTCTCAGCTTCCCTCTGCTCTGCCTCCCTATGAGTTCTCAGTTCTCTCTCGAAAGAAGTTTCTTCAGTTCGGTGTATGTATTGAGAGTATGCCAGATTTTGCTTGCGTAATTACGGTGGGGATTGGGTTCCCAGATGGTTGTTGCATTGCTACTCTATTGATCGTTCAAGAGTTTGGGAATAAGGAATAATTTTCCACTTCATGGTCTCTGGGTTTCAAATCCTGCCGACAACAAGCTCGCCATGTTTGGCGCAGTGCCGCGCCACCATGGTCGTCCTCAGCCTCTAGGACAGAGAAATAACGCGAACGGAGCGCCGGATTCGCTCTTCCTCTCGGACCCCTCCTTCGGATGACATTGTACAACTTATACCAATTTCTAGATCATTAGTTGTTACGCATATC of Phragmites australis chromosome 3, lpPhrAust1.1, whole genome shotgun sequence contains these proteins:
- the LOC133913796 gene encoding ankyrin repeat domain-containing protein 2A-like; its protein translation is MASQEEKTSVKTEEPSPAEEQQPASGTRRAGPSAPAGAPVNPFDFSTMMNLLNDPSIKEMAEQIAKDPAFTEMAEQLQKTVASPRQAPAPEAVALDPQKYVATMQQLMQNSQFVAMAERLGSALMQDPAMSTMLGGLTNPAQKEQLEARVARMKEDPTLKPILDEIETGGPAAMMKYWNDPEALQKFGRAMGVGPSGEAAGAGSEHAEAEEEAGEEGEHEDESIIHHTASVGDAEGLRKALEEGVDKDEEDSEGRRGLHFACGYGELECAQVLLEAGAAVDAVDKNKNTALHYAAGYGRKDCVALLLEHGAAVTLQNLDGKTPIDVAKLNNQEDVLKLLEKHAFV